The segment TGGTTATTGGGCATACAAAATGGAAGATGAATTACCTAATAAAGGAATGATTGTGTCATTTGTAGTGCGAATTGAAGATGTTACTACAAAAGTTTTGGAAGGTGTTGTGTCAATTGAATCTGAAGCCGACAAACAGAAAAAAATTCTCGAAAACATTGCTACGCTAACCAAGACATTACCAAAAGAAAGTTGGGAAGAAAACGTTATTAAAACATTTTATAACGGAAATCAATATTTACTTTTTGTAACCGAAACGTTTAAAGATATTCGATTGGTTGGAGCGCCTCCGATTTCAATCGGTAAATTTGGAGATCCAACAGACAATTGGGTTTGGCCAAGACACACCGCGGATTTTGCCTTGTTCAGGATTTATTCCGGGAAAGACAATCATGCTGCTGAATATTCTACAGAGAATGTTCCTTATAAACCAAAATATTATTTCCCAATTTCTCTGAAAGGTTTAAAAGAAAATGATTTTACTATGGTGTTGGGTTATCCGGGTACGACACAGGAATACCTTCCTTCGTATGCTGTGGAGCAAATTATGTATACTTTGGATCCAGCCAAAATTGAAATACGTGATGTTACTTTGAAAATACAAAATGAATTTATGCGAAGAGATAAGGCTATCAAAATTCAATACGCTACAAAAAATCAATCACTTGCTAACTACTGGAAAAAATGGCAAGGCGAAATCAAAGGTTTAAAAAAATCGAATGCTATTGTAGCCAAACAAATATTTGAAGAGCATTTTCAAGAAAAAGTTAATGCCACAGGGAAAAAGGAATATATAAACTTGCTTTCTGATTTTGAGAAAAATTATGGCGAAATCGAAGATTATGCTTTAGCCAAAGATATGTTTGATGAAATCGTTGGAAAAAATGCTGAAATTCTAACAGCTGGTTATAAGTTATACCAACTGGAACAATTATACAGTTCCAAAGGTGAAAAGTCTTTCAATGAGAGAAGAACAACCTTAATTAACGGTTGGGAAGAGTTTTATAATGAATATAATCCAGCGGTTGATCAAAAAGTTTTCGAAGAGTTGATTGCTATTTACAGTTCAAAATACCCAAAACAATTTTTACCAAGTTCATTGGAAAATAGCAATGCAGAAAGTTTAGCCAACACTATTTTTACAAAATCACAATTGGTAAGTTATGATAAAGTCAAAGAATTATTAACCGGAGACGCGAAAACTGTTTTAGAAAAATTAAATAATGATGAGGGTTATAAAGTAATTAAAGCTATTGCTGATACGCATTTAAAAAATGTAATGCCAAAGTATGACGAAATAAATTTAAGAAATACCGCTGCCCAGAGAACCTATATGAAAGCCATCTTGGAGTTATTTCCAAAAAACAGAAATTTCCCGGATGCCAATAGCACACTTCGTGTAACGTATGGAAAAATAAAAGGTTACAAACCAAATGATGGTGTGTTTTATGAGCCATTCACTTATCTTGATGGAGTAATTGAAAAATACATTCCCAACGATTATGAATACAATGTTCCCAAAAAACTGATTGATTTATACAATACAAAAGATTATGGCATTTATGGTGTAAACGGTAGAATGCCATTAGACTTCATCGCTACAAACCATACTACTGGTGGAAATTCCGGAAGCCCAGCCTTGGATTCCAAAGGAAATTTAATTGGTTTGAATTTTGACAGGGTTTGGGAAGGGACAATGAGCGATATTTATTATTCTCCTGAAATTTGCAGGAATATTATGGTAGATATTCGTTATGTTTTGTTCATTATTGATAAGTTTGCAGGAGCTGATAATTTAATTAAAGAGTTAAAAATCATTGCTCCAGGAAAGAAAAAGTAATTTTTTTAACATTAATTTAAGTTTTGGCACGATTCTTGTTAACCAAAAGCCGAAGTAAAATATAGGTTTTTTAAAAAAAATTAAAAAATTATTTTAACCTATTAAAAAATTTATATCTTTGCCTCGAATTAATAATTAACCTTTTATATTAAGTAAGATGAAAAAAGTATTTTTAAGTTTAGCTGTTATTGCTGCATTAACTGTAGTATCTTGTAAGCAAGCTGATGCTGCTGCTACTGAAGCTGTTGACACAACTGCTGTTGAAGCTGTTGACACAACTGCTGCTCCAGCTGCTGACACAACTGCTGTTGACACAACTGCTGCTGCTGCACCTGCAGAAGCTGCTGCTCCAGCTGAAAAAAAATAATTAGAAACTAATTATTTTTTAAAGATTTAAAGCCACGCTAAGCGTGGCTTTCTTATTTTCTATACTTTCCAAATTTATTTTGCAAACCATATAAACAAAAAAAGCTTCAAACTATGTTTGAAGCTTTTTGTACTCAGAGCGGGACTTGAACCCGCACGAACATTGCTGTTCACTGGATTTTAAGTCCAGCGTGTCTACCAATTTCACCATCCGAGCAGAATGATTTTTTTGATGGTTTAATTTTTAGAAAAAATTAATTAAATATACTCACCATCCGAGCGTTATAGTTTATGATGATTAACATCATAATCAAAACGTTTATATCTTGAGCGAAAAACGGGGCTCGAACCCGCGACCTCGACCTTGGCAAGGTCGCGCTCTACCAACTGAGCTATTTTCGCATTCACATTATTTATCAGAACAGCAATACTTATGCTATATTGCGGATGCAAATGTAATATTAAAAATGAATAATACAAACGTTTTTTTTGAAAAAAACTTTGTCAAACCCTAACCAATTGATAAACACAATTCATTGGTAGCATTTATTTTTTCTGCAGCATCCGTTTTAATTCATTTAGTTTCATCAAAGCTTCAATTGGCGTCAAAGTATTGATATCTAAATTCATTATATCTTCTCTTATTTCTTCCAATAAAGGATCATCCAGATTGAAAATATTCAATTGCATTTCGTCTTTGGCGGACTTTATTCCACTTAGCGATTCACTGGAATGGTTTTTTTCTAGTTTCTTTAAAAGCTTTTGCGCTTTTTGAATGACTGTTTGCGGCATTCCGGCCATTTTTGCCACATGGATACCAAAACTATGTGCGCTTCCTCCGGCAACCAGTTTTCTAATAAAAAGAACGGTGTCTTTTAACTCTTTTACCGAAACGTTATAATTTTTAATTCTTGGCAACAACTCACTCATTTCATTCAATTCGTGATAATGCGTCGCGAAAAGCGTTTTTGGTCTGGCTGGATTTTCATGCAAAAACTCAGCAATTGCCCACGCTATAGAAATTCCGTCATACGTACTTGTTCCGCGACCGATTTCGTCTAACAAAACCAAACTTCTATCCGAAATATTATTCAAAATGGAAGCAGTTTCATTCATCTCGACCATAAAAGTAGATTCGCCCATCGAAATATTATCGCTTGCTCCTACTCGTGTAAAAATTTTGTCTACAATTCCCATTCTGACTTTTTCAGCTGGAACAAAACTTCCCATTTGGGCCAAAAGCACAATCAACGCCGTTTGTCTCAAAATTGCCGACTTCCCAGACATATTTGGCCCGGTAATCATAATAAGCTGTTGCGATTCTCTATCCAGAAAAACATCATTTGGGACATAGGGAACACCAACAGGCAATTGCTTTTCTATAACCGGATGACGACCATTTATAATTTCTAATTCAAATGTTTCATCAAGAAGTGGACACACATAATCATTTTCAATGGCCAATTGCGCGAATGAAATCAGGCAATCCAACTGACCAATTAAATTGGCATTCAATTGAACTTGTTTAATATAAGTCGCAATCCAACTGACCAATTGTTCGAATAACTGACTTTCTATTTGATGGATTTTTTCTTCCGCACCAAGAATTTTAGTTTCGTATTCTTTTAATTCTTCTGTAATGTATCTTTCAGCATTTACTAAAGTCTGCTTTCTAATCCATTCCGTCGGAACTTTATCTTTATGTGTATTTCGGACTTCTATATAATAGCCAAAAACATTATTAAAAGAAATCTTCAAAGAAGAAATTCCTGTTAGCTCTGATTCTCGCTTTTCAATGCCGTCCAAATATTCTTTTCCTGAAAAGGCAATACTTCGCAATTCGTCTAATTCGGAATGAACTCCGCTAGCAATCGCATTTCCTTTGGCAATAGCCACTGGTGCATCCTGATTTAAAGTCGTTTTTATTTTTTCGCGAAGCAAATCACACGAATGCAGACTATCGCCAATAACCCGAACTGCTTCCTGTTTACTTTCTAAAGCAATTGTTTTTATTGGAATGATCGCATCTAAGGATTCTTTGAGATAAATAACTTCCCGCGGAGAAATTTTCCCGGTTGCCACTTTAGAAATCAAACGTTCCAAATCGGAAATTTGCTTGATTTGGTATTGCATTTTCTGAAGAATTTCTAAATTTTCCTTTAAATAAGAAACAACTTCATGGCGGCTTCTAATTTTGTGAATGTCTTTCAAAGGTAAGGCCAACCAACGCTTCAACAATCTTGAACCCATTGGTGAAAGCGTTTTATCAATCACATCCAAAAGGGTAACCGCATTTTGAGAATGGCTATGATATAATTCTAAATTCCGAATGGTAAATCTATCCATCCAAACATAAGCATCTTCTGCAATTCTTTGAATATTGGTGATATGCTGGACTTTATTATGCTGCGTTTCAGATAAATAAAATAAAATTGCACCTGAAGCTATAATGCCATCGAGCAACTCTTCAATTCCAAAACCTTTTAAGGATTTGGTTTGAAAATGATTGTTTAATGTCTCTAAAGCGTAATCTTCTTTGTAAACCCAATCTTCGAGATAAAAAACATTGAATCTTTCTCCGAATATTTCCTTGAATTGATTTCGGTTGTTTTTTTGAATTAAAACCTCACTCGGACTAAAATTCTGCAGCAACTTATCAATATACTCTTCGTTGCCTTGTGCTGTTAAAAATTCACCCGTAGAAACATCAAGAAACGAAACACCTAATTGCTTTTTACCAAAATAAACCGAAGCCAAAAAGTTATTAGACCTGGATTGTAAAACCTCATCGTTCATTGAAACTCCGGGCGTAATCAATTCTGTAACGCCACGTTTAACAATCGTTTTGGTCATCTTTGGATCTTCGAGCTGGTCGCAAATCGCTACACGAAGTCCGGCTTTTACCAATTTTGGCAAATAGGTATTTAAAGAATGATGTGGAAAACCCGCTAAAGCCGTTTCGGTTTCGCTTCCCGCACCACGCTTGGTTAAAACAATTCCAAGAATTTTAGAAGCCCGAATAGCATCTTCTCCAAAAGTTTCGTAAAAATCTCCTACTCTAAATAACAAACACGCATCGGGATACTTTCTTTTTATCTCGTTGTATTGCTTCATTAATGGAGTTTCTTTCGTCGAAGTTTCTTTGGCCGCCAATGGATTTGAATTAATTTTAGTGAAAGCGAATTTAAATATTTTAGAATGATTTAGCCTTCCTAAAAAAAATTAATTTAACCTTAAGACAAAAAAAAGAGTCGCATTCTAAAATTACAATACATTTGTCTCAGAAACTTAAATACTATATAAAATGAAAAGAATTATCTTATTAGCTGCGATTACTGTTTTTGGTGTTGCAACTAGCAATGCTCAAACTGCAAAAAAAACTGCTAAGAAAGCTGACACTCCGGCTAAAGTTGAAACTCCAAAAGTTGACGGCGCTGGAATGCTTTTCGAAAACGAAACTATCGATTACGGAACAATTCCTCACAATTCTGATGGGAAAAGAGAATTTGTTTTTGTTAACAACGGAAACAAACCATTAACTATTGAAAGCACACAAGGTTCTTGTGGTTGTACAGTTCCTTCAAAACCAGAAGGTTCAATTGCTCCTGGAGCTAAAGGAGTTATTGGTGTAAAATATGCGACTGACAGAGTTGGTCCATTTACAAAAACGGTAACAATTAAATCAAATGCTGCCGGACAAGAAACAAAAGTAGTTACTATCAAAGGAACTGTTTTACCAGATGCTCCTGCTGACGGTGCTACTCCAACAAAAAGCTAAATTTTACTTAATTATAATTCAAGAAAGTCTCGGTAATCTCGGGACTTTTTTTTTGAATATCTTTGCCAAAAAAGAAAAAGAAAATGCGTAAGCTTGAAAATAGTGAGTTAGAAAGAAAATCAGTTGAGGATTTCAAAGAAGCCGAAAAAACACCAATAATAATTATATTAGATGACATCCGAAGTCTTCATAATATTGGTTCTGTATTTCGAACTGCCGATGCCTTCTTAATCGAAAAAATATATTTGTGTGGCATAACTGCAATTCCGCCCAACAAAGAAATCCACAAAACCGCACTTGGCGCCACTGAAACCGTTACCTGGGAATATCAGGAAAATGTTTTAGACGTAATTGAAAATCTGAAAAAAGAAAAGGTTTCCGTTTTTGCTATTGAACAAGTTGAAAATGCCATCTTTCTTCAGGATTTTAAAGTGGATAAAACTAAAAAATATGCCTTAGTTTTTGGCAATGAAGTGTATGGCGTTGCTCAAAAAGCCATTGAACTTTGCGACGGAACAATTGAAATTCCGCAGTTAGGAACAAAACATTCTTTAAATATTTCGGTGAGTACCGGAATTGTAG is part of the Flavobacterium sangjuense genome and harbors:
- a CDS encoding S46 family peptidase, which gives rise to MKFFKILLLFVFIQVSAQQGGMWIPSLLKGMNEDEMKNLGMKITADQIYSINKSSIKDGVPHFDKKCTAAVISDKGLILTNHHCGFDAVQNHSTVEHDYLADGYWAYKMEDELPNKGMIVSFVVRIEDVTTKVLEGVVSIESEADKQKKILENIATLTKTLPKESWEENVIKTFYNGNQYLLFVTETFKDIRLVGAPPISIGKFGDPTDNWVWPRHTADFALFRIYSGKDNHAAEYSTENVPYKPKYYFPISLKGLKENDFTMVLGYPGTTQEYLPSYAVEQIMYTLDPAKIEIRDVTLKIQNEFMRRDKAIKIQYATKNQSLANYWKKWQGEIKGLKKSNAIVAKQIFEEHFQEKVNATGKKEYINLLSDFEKNYGEIEDYALAKDMFDEIVGKNAEILTAGYKLYQLEQLYSSKGEKSFNERRTTLINGWEEFYNEYNPAVDQKVFEELIAIYSSKYPKQFLPSSLENSNAESLANTIFTKSQLVSYDKVKELLTGDAKTVLEKLNNDEGYKVIKAIADTHLKNVMPKYDEINLRNTAAQRTYMKAILELFPKNRNFPDANSTLRVTYGKIKGYKPNDGVFYEPFTYLDGVIEKYIPNDYEYNVPKKLIDLYNTKDYGIYGVNGRMPLDFIATNHTTGGNSGSPALDSKGNLIGLNFDRVWEGTMSDIYYSPEICRNIMVDIRYVLFIIDKFAGADNLIKELKIIAPGKKK
- the mutS gene encoding DNA mismatch repair protein MutS, whose amino-acid sequence is MAAKETSTKETPLMKQYNEIKRKYPDACLLFRVGDFYETFGEDAIRASKILGIVLTKRGAGSETETALAGFPHHSLNTYLPKLVKAGLRVAICDQLEDPKMTKTIVKRGVTELITPGVSMNDEVLQSRSNNFLASVYFGKKQLGVSFLDVSTGEFLTAQGNEEYIDKLLQNFSPSEVLIQKNNRNQFKEIFGERFNVFYLEDWVYKEDYALETLNNHFQTKSLKGFGIEELLDGIIASGAILFYLSETQHNKVQHITNIQRIAEDAYVWMDRFTIRNLELYHSHSQNAVTLLDVIDKTLSPMGSRLLKRWLALPLKDIHKIRSRHEVVSYLKENLEILQKMQYQIKQISDLERLISKVATGKISPREVIYLKESLDAIIPIKTIALESKQEAVRVIGDSLHSCDLLREKIKTTLNQDAPVAIAKGNAIASGVHSELDELRSIAFSGKEYLDGIEKRESELTGISSLKISFNNVFGYYIEVRNTHKDKVPTEWIRKQTLVNAERYITEELKEYETKILGAEEKIHQIESQLFEQLVSWIATYIKQVQLNANLIGQLDCLISFAQLAIENDYVCPLLDETFELEIINGRHPVIEKQLPVGVPYVPNDVFLDRESQQLIMITGPNMSGKSAILRQTALIVLLAQMGSFVPAEKVRMGIVDKIFTRVGASDNISMGESTFMVEMNETASILNNISDRSLVLLDEIGRGTSTYDGISIAWAIAEFLHENPARPKTLFATHYHELNEMSELLPRIKNYNVSVKELKDTVLFIRKLVAGGSAHSFGIHVAKMAGMPQTVIQKAQKLLKKLEKNHSSESLSGIKSAKDEMQLNIFNLDDPLLEEIREDIMNLDINTLTPIEALMKLNELKRMLQKK
- a CDS encoding DUF1573 domain-containing protein gives rise to the protein MKRIILLAAITVFGVATSNAQTAKKTAKKADTPAKVETPKVDGAGMLFENETIDYGTIPHNSDGKREFVFVNNGNKPLTIESTQGSCGCTVPSKPEGSIAPGAKGVIGVKYATDRVGPFTKTVTIKSNAAGQETKVVTIKGTVLPDAPADGATPTKS
- a CDS encoding RNA methyltransferase; this translates as MRKLENSELERKSVEDFKEAEKTPIIIILDDIRSLHNIGSVFRTADAFLIEKIYLCGITAIPPNKEIHKTALGATETVTWEYQENVLDVIENLKKEKVSVFAIEQVENAIFLQDFKVDKTKKYALVFGNEVYGVAQKAIELCDGTIEIPQLGTKHSLNISVSTGIVVWDLFQKMNY